In the genome of Nakaseomyces glabratus chromosome C, complete sequence, the window CTACCATATTAGTAACAACATCTCAACCAGTGATATGTGTTTCTACAAAAACTAACTTTTGCAATACTTATTccctttttcaattgatcaGTCGCTGCCTACATATTAGCACATTACTGGATCTATTGCACTGGCTATGCATGAGtatattgataaatatattgagcTGTCTACATATGAGTATATTGATAATTCTATTGAGCTGTCTACATACTGATTATATCAATAATTCTATTGCACTGCCCGTAGTGCTTGCAACGGGGTCGCATGGCCAACACTACTCCACATGATGCATGCAGAACGAAGCATGCCATCAGCAGGGTCCTTCCAGCAGACGTAATGTAAGGAAGGGCCTTGTGCCTGGTGGGAGAACCGTAAATCGTTCTGACTCCTCTTGAGCACGCCGCATCTGTGAGGAGGCTGACGGAGAAGGATAGAGAAGGAGAGAGAAGGAGAACGAGAGCGAGGGGAATGCCGCGGGGGCAAGACCCACTCTCGCAATATGTAAATCACTCGGTGAGTGGTGGTGGGGCACAGAAGTGGCCTGAGGGAGCCGCGTATGGAACGGGGAGCGACGCAGTTCGTCTGCAGGAGGGCATAGCCCACGCAGCCCACGCAGCCCACGCAGCCCGCGCAGAGCCGTACGCACACGACGCACCGTTCTTGGCATCCCGTATCCTCACACCACCAACAGTACACACAGCACCAACAGTAGCCTCCACACCGTCCCACCAGCCACTGTCCAAACACCTCTGCCAAGACATGTCATGTCGCTGCCAAGACGTGCCAAGACGTGCCAAGACATCCCTGGGACGTGCCAAGGACAAATTCACCGTTCTGATCCGCAGCCACCACACCAGGACAAATTGCAACCAAGCACAGACAGGGAGCTGTTCAGCTAAATAGCATGTATAAAAAGGCACTGGACTCAAGGCCCTGTCGATCTGATATACTTCCCAAAACCAATAAACCAAGCTGGACAGCAGATTATAATCACAGCATTACTCCAAAAGCCGCACATGAATGAGCTCGCTGGCAGATGTGCTTCGAGACCTCACCGTACCAACGACAGGTCAATTGTCTAGTGCATTCCTTCGAATACGCTGTATGTATGAGTTAGATTCAGATTCAAATTCAGAACTAGTAAGTTATGTTAGAGGCGATGCCACAAATTATGACCAGTTTGGAGTGCCGCCTGCTCGGTATGCTTAGTGAATATCGCCATGTGTAACAGCAAGCAGTAACGTGCTCTGTATTGGTGTTCCAGA includes:
- a CDS encoding uncharacterized protein (CAGL0C00836g~Protein of unknown function), with amino-acid sequence MPRGQDPLSQYVNHSVSGGGAQKWPEGAAYGTGSDAVRLQEGIAHAAHAAHAARAEPYAHDAPFLASRILTPPTVHTAPTVASTPSHQPLSKHLCQDMSCRCQDVPRRAKTSLGRAKDKFTVLIRSHHTRTNCNQAQTGSCSAK